From Salvelinus sp. IW2-2015 linkage group LG18, ASM291031v2, whole genome shotgun sequence, a single genomic window includes:
- the eif2ak1 gene encoding eukaryotic translation initiation factor 2-alpha kinase 1 isoform X1, translating to MDLGEKEIAALIAKVIAEASDSDNNCEVLIAGKQYLSIQEFASAIPNHLLLGSLLEHLCFVYESDPTRSRMLFKVIGQRLAAMNLLSPLAISDEFSSVRLQHNRAFIELLDAASTSLFPQGQRLCNTDSQSRTLRPTEGLFQAQTSRYLSEFEELSRLGKGSYGKVFKVTNKLDGQKYAVKKILIKNVSREDCMKVLREVKVLSSLQHVNVVGYHTAWMEHVAPAFINPASILPALETPALPERTEESAGSSNSSSIVFESSDHSKEPVAIAEVPEILRVKALAPKEEKSTQAVCPKTMRHTRVSENFVPCVFLGRRGLTPDGCPVVSWDGSALSEEASGTRNRMELNNNSYIDVGSEEWDTKCPTKEVQFHLMLYIQMQLCERSLKDWISERTTEHISQNPYGSVDTKQTLSILHKILEGVEYIHSRSIMHRDLKPRNIFLHGLDCHVRIGDFGLACRDIIMDDEAKPTSTSQNTGSSHTTGVGTFVYAAPEQLEGSHYDSKSDMYSIGVVALELFQPFGTEMERVRTLGDLREGKVPDSFSQCWPVLAKYITLLTSRDPSLRPSATQLLQSELFSSKDMVIHGLQRRVEEQEEEIVRLRRQISQHATSIPSNQQDLTSTTSAHLQT from the exons ATGGACCTAGGGGAGAAAGAAATTGCAGCGCTAATTGCCAAAGTTATTGCCGAAG CGTCCGACTCGGATAACAACTGTGAGGTTCTGATAGCTGGCAAGCAGTACCTGTCCATCCAGGAGTTTGCCTCAGCCATCCCCAACCACCTTCTGCTTGGGTCCCTGCTGGAACACCTGTGCTTTGTCTACGAGAGCGACCCGACCCGCTCACGTATGCTGTTCAAAG TCATTGGTCAGCGTTTAGCAGCGATGAACCTCCTCTCCCCATTGGCCATCAGTGATGAGTTCAGTTCAGTCAGACTCCAACACAACAGAGCCTTCATTGAACTACTGGATGCTGCCAGCACCTCCCTGTTCCCACAG GGTCAAAGATTATGTAATACAGACAGCCAGAGCCGTACACTAAG ACCAACAGAGGGTCTGTTCCAGGCACAGACATCTCGCTACCTCAGCGAGTTTGAAGAGCTCTCTAGACTTGGAAAAGGATCCTATGGCAAAGTCTTTAAG GTAACAAACAAGCTGGATGGCCAGAAGTATGCTGTGAAGAAAATTCTCATCAAGAATGTTTCACGGGAAGACTGCATGAAG GTTCTCAGAGAAGTGAAAGTGTTATCCAGTCTTCAGCACGTCAATGTAGTGGGCTACCACACTGCCTGGATGGAGCATGTTGCACCTGCTTTTATCA ACCCTGCATCAATACTCCCAGCACTGGAAACGCCTGCGCTGCCAGAACG CACTGAGGAGAGTGCCGGCAGTAGCAACAGCTCCTCAATAGTCTTTGAGAGCTCAGATCACTCGAAGGAGCCAGTGGCCATTGCAGAAGTACCAGAGATCCTCCGAGTGAAAGCCCTGGCCCCTAAAGAGGAGAAGAGCACGCAGGCGGTGTGTCCTAAAACCATGCGCCACACCCGTGTCTCAGAGAACTTTGTCCCCTGTGTGTTCCTGGGACGGCGTGGCCTGACACCCGACGGTTGCCCTGTGGTCAGCTGGGATGGCTCGGCCCTGTCAGAGGAGGCCTCAGGAACCAGGAACAGGATGGAGCTGAACAACAACTCCTACATCGACGTGGGGAGCGAGGAATGGGACACGAAATGCCCCACCAAGGAG GTGCAGTTCCACCTCATGCTGTATATTCAGATGCAGTTGTGTGAACGTTCACTCAAAGACTGGATCTCAGAGAGAACCACCGAACACATCTCACAAA ATCCTTACGGGTCTGTGGACACGAAACAAACCCTTAGCATTCTACATAAAATACTTGAAGGAGTGGAATACATTCACTCTAGAAGTATCATGCACAGAGACCTCAAG CCCAGGAATATTTTCCTGCATGGACTTGACTGCCATGTGAGGATTGGAGACTTTGGACTGGCTTGCAGGGATATAATAATGGATGACGAGGCAAAGCCAACCTCCACCTCACAGAACACTG GTTCCTCACACACCACTGGAGTGGGGACATTTGTTTATGCTGCACCTGAACAACTGGAGGGCTCCCACTATGATTCAAAG TCAGACATGTACAGTATAGGAGTGGTGGCCCTGGAGCTGTTCCAGCCCTTTGGGACAGAGATGGAGCGCGTGCGTACACTAGGAGACCTCCGTGAGGGGAAGGTCCCAGACTCCTTCTCCCAGTGCTGGCCTGTCCTGGCCAAGTACATCACACTGCTGACCAGCAGAGACCCCTCTCTACGACCCAGCGCCACACAGCTGCTGCAGAGCGAGCTGTTCAGCAGCAAAGACATG GTTATCCATGGCTTGCAGAGAAGGGTtgaagagcaggaagaggagatAGTTCGACTCAGGAGACAGATCAGTCAGCACGCAACAAGCATCCCATCCAACCAACAAGACCTGACGTCAACCACCTCTGCCCATCTTCAAACCTAa
- the eif2ak1 gene encoding eukaryotic translation initiation factor 2-alpha kinase 1 isoform X2, with the protein MLFKVIGQRLAAMNLLSPLAISDEFSSVRLQHNRAFIELLDAASTSLFPQGQRLCNTDSQSRTLRPTEGLFQAQTSRYLSEFEELSRLGKGSYGKVFKVTNKLDGQKYAVKKILIKNVSREDCMKVLREVKVLSSLQHVNVVGYHTAWMEHVAPAFINPASILPALETPALPERTEESAGSSNSSSIVFESSDHSKEPVAIAEVPEILRVKALAPKEEKSTQAVCPKTMRHTRVSENFVPCVFLGRRGLTPDGCPVVSWDGSALSEEASGTRNRMELNNNSYIDVGSEEWDTKCPTKEVQFHLMLYIQMQLCERSLKDWISERTTEHISQNPYGSVDTKQTLSILHKILEGVEYIHSRSIMHRDLKPRNIFLHGLDCHVRIGDFGLACRDIIMDDEAKPTSTSQNTGSSHTTGVGTFVYAAPEQLEGSHYDSKSDMYSIGVVALELFQPFGTEMERVRTLGDLREGKVPDSFSQCWPVLAKYITLLTSRDPSLRPSATQLLQSELFSSKDMVIHGLQRRVEEQEEEIVRLRRQISQHATSIPSNQQDLTSTTSAHLQT; encoded by the exons ATGCTGTTCAAAG TCATTGGTCAGCGTTTAGCAGCGATGAACCTCCTCTCCCCATTGGCCATCAGTGATGAGTTCAGTTCAGTCAGACTCCAACACAACAGAGCCTTCATTGAACTACTGGATGCTGCCAGCACCTCCCTGTTCCCACAG GGTCAAAGATTATGTAATACAGACAGCCAGAGCCGTACACTAAG ACCAACAGAGGGTCTGTTCCAGGCACAGACATCTCGCTACCTCAGCGAGTTTGAAGAGCTCTCTAGACTTGGAAAAGGATCCTATGGCAAAGTCTTTAAG GTAACAAACAAGCTGGATGGCCAGAAGTATGCTGTGAAGAAAATTCTCATCAAGAATGTTTCACGGGAAGACTGCATGAAG GTTCTCAGAGAAGTGAAAGTGTTATCCAGTCTTCAGCACGTCAATGTAGTGGGCTACCACACTGCCTGGATGGAGCATGTTGCACCTGCTTTTATCA ACCCTGCATCAATACTCCCAGCACTGGAAACGCCTGCGCTGCCAGAACG CACTGAGGAGAGTGCCGGCAGTAGCAACAGCTCCTCAATAGTCTTTGAGAGCTCAGATCACTCGAAGGAGCCAGTGGCCATTGCAGAAGTACCAGAGATCCTCCGAGTGAAAGCCCTGGCCCCTAAAGAGGAGAAGAGCACGCAGGCGGTGTGTCCTAAAACCATGCGCCACACCCGTGTCTCAGAGAACTTTGTCCCCTGTGTGTTCCTGGGACGGCGTGGCCTGACACCCGACGGTTGCCCTGTGGTCAGCTGGGATGGCTCGGCCCTGTCAGAGGAGGCCTCAGGAACCAGGAACAGGATGGAGCTGAACAACAACTCCTACATCGACGTGGGGAGCGAGGAATGGGACACGAAATGCCCCACCAAGGAG GTGCAGTTCCACCTCATGCTGTATATTCAGATGCAGTTGTGTGAACGTTCACTCAAAGACTGGATCTCAGAGAGAACCACCGAACACATCTCACAAA ATCCTTACGGGTCTGTGGACACGAAACAAACCCTTAGCATTCTACATAAAATACTTGAAGGAGTGGAATACATTCACTCTAGAAGTATCATGCACAGAGACCTCAAG CCCAGGAATATTTTCCTGCATGGACTTGACTGCCATGTGAGGATTGGAGACTTTGGACTGGCTTGCAGGGATATAATAATGGATGACGAGGCAAAGCCAACCTCCACCTCACAGAACACTG GTTCCTCACACACCACTGGAGTGGGGACATTTGTTTATGCTGCACCTGAACAACTGGAGGGCTCCCACTATGATTCAAAG TCAGACATGTACAGTATAGGAGTGGTGGCCCTGGAGCTGTTCCAGCCCTTTGGGACAGAGATGGAGCGCGTGCGTACACTAGGAGACCTCCGTGAGGGGAAGGTCCCAGACTCCTTCTCCCAGTGCTGGCCTGTCCTGGCCAAGTACATCACACTGCTGACCAGCAGAGACCCCTCTCTACGACCCAGCGCCACACAGCTGCTGCAGAGCGAGCTGTTCAGCAGCAAAGACATG GTTATCCATGGCTTGCAGAGAAGGGTtgaagagcaggaagaggagatAGTTCGACTCAGGAGACAGATCAGTCAGCACGCAACAAGCATCCCATCCAACCAACAAGACCTGACGTCAACCACCTCTGCCCATCTTCAAACCTAa